The following proteins are co-located in the Heliorestis convoluta genome:
- a CDS encoding glycosyltransferase family 2 protein: MSVSVIIPAYNEEPRIAEVVEVVMTSPYHRDVIVVSDGSTDSTAVVAKQAGASVVELPTNIGKGGAMKVGVQEAKYEILLFLDADLMGLKREHLQSLVEPLLKGNVEMTVGVFERGRLATDLGQLITPYLSGQRAVLKSIFLNVSELEASRYGVEAALTQHFRRSQSLRKIEVLLPDLTHMMKEEKLGLLKGFKERMKMYWEIAKWVK; this comes from the coding sequence GTGTCTGTTTCCGTCATCATACCGGCCTATAATGAGGAGCCCAGAATTGCTGAGGTCGTAGAGGTTGTTATGACATCACCCTATCATCGCGATGTCATTGTAGTCAGTGATGGTTCCACCGATTCCACAGCTGTTGTAGCAAAGCAAGCAGGCGCTAGCGTGGTAGAACTGCCTACAAATATTGGCAAAGGTGGTGCGATGAAAGTAGGTGTGCAAGAAGCTAAGTATGAAATACTACTTTTTCTCGATGCAGATCTTATGGGTCTGAAAAGGGAACACTTGCAAAGCCTTGTAGAACCTCTGTTGAAAGGGAATGTAGAGATGACTGTCGGCGTTTTCGAAAGAGGACGACTGGCTACTGACCTAGGGCAATTGATTACGCCCTATTTGTCAGGACAAAGAGCTGTCTTGAAAAGCATTTTTTTAAATGTTTCTGAATTAGAAGCGAGTCGATATGGTGTGGAAGCAGCCCTAACGCAACATTTTAGACGTTCTCAATCACTACGGAAGATAGAAGTTCTTTTGCCAGACTTAACGCACATGATGAAAGAAGAAAAGCTTGGTTTGCTCAAAGGATTTAAAGAACGCATGAAAATGTATTGGGAAATTGCTAAGTGGGTAAAATAA
- a CDS encoding MGDG synthase family glycosyltransferase, with the protein MSLSDVLILSVEAGAGHIRAAQALHSALKKRGIRSHIEDIFTCGPSWVFRFTIGSYMHMLHYTPGLYRKLYDTSATLKVGSLSKSFFNQSLWKYLGPGLKALLQEHKPRVVICTHPFPLGLLSVLKKEESLDLKTAGVVTDFSFHPFWIYSDCDRYYVAAEDLIDEIEKLGDKREKAVVTGIPIDPSFLTVTDMKREAAEEVAALSSASHRILIMGGSLGLGALDVWVNSLLLQMQNSDIDTWQIVVVAGKNKSLEERLSAIESPHLKVYGFTDKIAYLMASSDLLITKPGGLSSSEAIALELPQLLLSPLPGHEERNYQFLLKKDVARGASTVEELTKLTIQLIKDHKERSLLQEGAKKLKKAQAAYHVAEDIDKILSQTSVMGS; encoded by the coding sequence ATGAGTTTAAGCGATGTTTTAATATTATCAGTAGAAGCGGGAGCAGGTCATATTCGAGCCGCCCAAGCGCTACATAGTGCGCTTAAAAAAAGAGGTATACGAAGTCATATAGAAGATATCTTTACTTGTGGCCCATCTTGGGTTTTTCGCTTTACCATTGGAAGCTATATGCATATGCTTCACTATACTCCGGGGCTATATAGAAAGCTTTATGATACATCAGCAACACTCAAAGTAGGCTCACTGAGTAAAAGTTTTTTTAATCAATCCTTGTGGAAATACCTAGGACCTGGCTTGAAAGCGCTATTACAAGAACACAAGCCTCGAGTCGTGATCTGTACACACCCCTTTCCACTAGGACTCTTATCTGTGCTTAAGAAAGAAGAGTCACTAGATCTAAAAACAGCAGGTGTTGTTACCGATTTCTCGTTTCATCCTTTTTGGATTTATTCAGACTGCGATCGCTATTATGTAGCGGCGGAAGATTTGATCGATGAAATAGAAAAGTTAGGAGACAAAAGAGAGAAAGCTGTTGTAACAGGAATTCCAATCGATCCTTCCTTTTTGACAGTAACAGACATGAAAAGAGAAGCAGCAGAAGAAGTAGCAGCACTTTCTAGTGCAAGCCATCGCATTTTAATTATGGGAGGAAGTTTAGGCTTAGGGGCCTTAGATGTCTGGGTTAACAGTTTATTGTTACAAATGCAGAATAGCGATATCGACACATGGCAAATTGTAGTCGTAGCCGGAAAAAATAAAAGTTTAGAAGAGCGGCTCAGTGCAATAGAGAGTCCACATCTGAAAGTATATGGCTTTACGGATAAGATAGCCTACCTTATGGCATCGTCTGATTTATTAATCACCAAACCAGGAGGTCTTTCATCATCAGAAGCAATTGCTTTAGAATTGCCTCAATTACTCTTATCACCTTTGCCAGGCCATGAAGAACGGAACTATCAATTTCTACTAAAAAAAGATGTGGCAAGAGGTGCCTCTACGGTGGAAGAACTGACAAAATTAACGATTCAACTGATTAAGGACCACAAAGAACGCTCTCTTCTTCAGGAGGGTGCAAAAAAACTTAAAAAAGCCCAGGCCGCTTACCATGTAGCAGAAGATATTGATAAAATTCTTTCACAAACTTCAGTCATGGGCTCATAG
- a CDS encoding PolC-type DNA polymerase III translates to MSQPSNVIINNQRYDNKVFRIQQFLINQRGQEALLYLQATGPWQEEDLLQWKEKVAAILPECNCLHLTIQCKIATIEELLQEYWSCWIHLATPDQPLLRSTLQALKGTVEGNRIIFKVERTKIDLLKSRQCVHSLVQQAEQVFGLSINISLEEVENLCDDSYLQNREEEERRLFLEACKSQSADEKVKESKDKEENKKSNQNQEIYGKKIDTSMVTPIKDIEDEERSVVIAGRIFGLETREMKSGRRLITFHITDLSDAITVKVFEGEKEDLLESGELKEHRWVKVRGSVQFDKYQQELALLARDINKAEEPVSRFDNAPIKRVELHAHTKMSSMDAVLSAKDLIARAAAWGHKAIAITDHGVVQAFPEAADAGKKHNIKVIYGVEAYLVDKAPATGEKVKSYHIILLVRNKTGLKNLYQLITKSHLQYFHRRPRIPRDLLEEYRDGLLLGSACEAGELYQALLQKASPEKIEEIVNFYDYLEIQPIGNNRFLLRKGHVQSENELQSINEHIVGLGQKAGKLVVATCDVHFLEPIDEYYRRILMAGKGFDDADDQAPLYFRTTEEMLEEFSYLGKDRAHEVVVANPGQIADQIEMLQPIPDDFFPPIIEGAEEQIRQMTEDCAATLYGNPLPDIVQKRVDKELNSIISNGFAVLYLISQKLVKKSNDDGYLVGSRGSVGSSLVATFTGITEVNPLPPHYRCSACKFSEFFTDGTIGCGADLPDRNCPTCGKELEKDGHDIPFETFLGFEGDKVPDIDLNFSGEYQPRAHKFTEELFGRDYVFRAGTISTLAERTAFGFVKNYLDEKKMHCRNAEIARLVGGCTGVKRTTGQHPGGLMVVPKNADIHDFTPLQRPADDVKSETITTHFDYHSISSRLVKLDILGHDDPTVIKMLEDLTGVDARKIPLDEPKTMSLFSTTEALGVTAEQIRSNVGTYGIPEFGTKFVRQMLEDTRPKSFSELVRISGFSHGTDVWLNNAQDLIKSGTCQVNEAISTRDDIMVYLIYQGLPPKKAFSIMESVRKGKGLKPEDEELMRHHQVPSWYIESCKKIKYMFPKAHAVAYVTMAFRIAYFKVYYPEAFYASFFTVRADEFDGDIICNGVHPVRMKIEEIEKKGHDATQKEKNLMTILELALEMYERGIAMQKVTLLRSHSTRFLIEREGLLPPFAALAGLGEAAAQNIMTAREEVPFTSIEDIRIRARVSKTVIEVLQNHGALEGLSETNQICLF, encoded by the coding sequence ATGTCCCAACCTTCTAATGTGATAATAAACAATCAACGATATGATAATAAAGTTTTTCGTATCCAACAATTTCTTATTAATCAAAGGGGTCAAGAAGCTCTTCTTTACCTCCAAGCAACAGGGCCCTGGCAGGAAGAAGATTTGCTTCAATGGAAAGAGAAAGTAGCAGCGATTTTGCCGGAATGCAATTGTCTTCACCTTACTATACAATGCAAAATTGCTACGATTGAAGAGTTATTGCAAGAGTATTGGTCTTGTTGGATTCACCTTGCTACACCAGACCAACCTTTGCTTCGCTCGACCTTACAAGCACTAAAAGGCACTGTCGAGGGAAACCGAATTATTTTCAAAGTAGAACGAACGAAAATAGATTTACTCAAAAGTCGCCAATGTGTACATTCCTTGGTTCAACAGGCTGAGCAAGTTTTTGGACTTTCCATAAATATTTCACTTGAAGAAGTAGAAAATCTATGTGATGATAGCTATCTGCAAAATAGAGAAGAAGAAGAAAGAAGATTGTTTTTAGAAGCCTGTAAAAGCCAAAGTGCTGATGAAAAGGTTAAAGAAAGTAAAGATAAAGAAGAAAACAAGAAAAGCAATCAAAACCAAGAAATATACGGTAAAAAAATTGACACTTCTATGGTAACTCCTATTAAAGACATAGAAGATGAAGAACGATCTGTTGTTATAGCAGGAAGAATATTTGGCCTAGAAACTCGAGAAATGAAATCAGGTCGTCGTCTTATTACTTTTCATATAACAGATCTCTCCGATGCAATTACTGTAAAAGTTTTTGAAGGGGAGAAAGAGGATCTTTTGGAAAGCGGAGAGTTGAAAGAGCATCGCTGGGTAAAAGTACGAGGCTCTGTTCAATTCGATAAATATCAACAAGAACTAGCCCTGTTAGCACGAGATATTAACAAGGCGGAAGAACCAGTATCACGATTTGATAATGCACCGATAAAAAGAGTAGAGCTACACGCCCATACAAAAATGAGCTCTATGGATGCAGTCCTTTCAGCCAAAGATTTAATCGCTCGAGCAGCAGCCTGGGGGCATAAAGCGATTGCAATTACAGATCACGGTGTCGTACAAGCTTTTCCTGAAGCAGCCGATGCCGGGAAAAAACATAATATTAAAGTAATCTATGGCGTAGAAGCATATCTCGTTGATAAAGCGCCCGCAACAGGCGAAAAAGTAAAATCCTATCACATCATTTTGCTTGTTCGTAATAAGACAGGCTTAAAAAATCTATATCAATTAATTACAAAGTCTCATCTCCAATATTTTCATCGCCGACCCCGAATTCCTCGAGACCTCTTAGAAGAATATCGAGATGGATTGCTTCTCGGAAGTGCTTGTGAAGCTGGAGAACTTTACCAAGCCCTTCTTCAGAAAGCATCGCCAGAAAAAATCGAAGAAATCGTAAACTTCTACGATTACTTAGAGATACAACCGATAGGTAACAATCGATTTCTATTACGAAAAGGACACGTTCAATCAGAAAATGAACTACAAAGCATCAACGAACATATTGTAGGATTGGGACAAAAAGCCGGAAAACTCGTAGTAGCTACTTGTGATGTACACTTTCTAGAACCAATTGATGAATACTATCGTCGCATTCTAATGGCTGGGAAAGGCTTTGATGATGCTGACGACCAGGCACCGCTTTACTTTCGAACGACAGAAGAGATGCTTGAAGAATTTTCTTATCTTGGCAAAGATAGAGCCCATGAAGTGGTCGTTGCTAATCCAGGACAGATTGCTGACCAGATTGAGATGCTGCAACCAATTCCTGACGACTTTTTTCCACCCATCATCGAAGGGGCGGAAGAGCAGATTCGGCAGATGACGGAAGATTGTGCCGCCACACTGTATGGTAATCCTTTACCGGACATTGTACAAAAACGAGTTGATAAAGAACTGAACTCTATTATCTCCAATGGCTTTGCTGTTCTGTACCTAATATCACAAAAACTCGTCAAAAAATCAAATGACGATGGCTATCTTGTCGGTTCAAGAGGCTCCGTTGGCTCGTCCTTGGTAGCAACTTTTACAGGGATTACAGAAGTTAACCCTTTGCCACCTCATTATCGCTGTAGTGCTTGTAAATTCTCTGAGTTCTTTACGGATGGAACAATTGGTTGTGGTGCCGACTTACCGGATCGGAATTGCCCTACCTGCGGCAAAGAATTAGAAAAAGATGGACATGATATCCCCTTTGAAACATTTCTAGGCTTTGAAGGTGATAAAGTACCTGACATCGATTTGAACTTTTCCGGTGAATACCAACCTAGAGCTCATAAGTTTACAGAAGAACTTTTTGGACGAGACTACGTCTTTCGGGCAGGCACCATTTCTACGCTCGCAGAAAGAACGGCCTTCGGCTTTGTCAAGAACTACTTAGATGAAAAGAAAATGCACTGTCGCAATGCTGAAATTGCGCGCCTTGTCGGTGGCTGCACAGGTGTAAAAAGAACAACAGGTCAACACCCTGGCGGATTAATGGTTGTGCCCAAAAATGCTGATATTCATGATTTTACACCCTTGCAACGACCGGCAGATGATGTCAAATCGGAAACAATTACGACCCACTTTGATTACCACTCTATATCGAGTCGCCTTGTTAAGCTAGACATTTTAGGCCACGACGACCCGACTGTGATCAAGATGTTAGAAGACTTAACAGGTGTAGATGCTCGTAAAATTCCACTGGATGAACCCAAAACCATGTCACTATTCTCTACTACAGAAGCCTTAGGCGTAACAGCAGAACAAATACGATCGAACGTAGGCACCTACGGTATCCCTGAATTTGGAACTAAATTTGTTCGACAAATGCTAGAAGATACAAGGCCAAAATCATTTTCTGAACTGGTGCGTATTTCCGGCTTTTCTCATGGTACAGACGTCTGGTTAAACAACGCCCAGGATTTGATCAAAAGCGGTACTTGTCAAGTTAATGAAGCCATCTCAACACGTGATGACATCATGGTGTACTTAATCTATCAAGGTCTTCCACCGAAAAAAGCTTTCTCCATTATGGAAAGCGTACGTAAAGGAAAAGGCCTTAAGCCAGAAGATGAGGAATTGATGCGTCATCATCAAGTTCCGTCATGGTATATTGAATCTTGCAAAAAGATCAAATACATGTTTCCCAAAGCACATGCTGTCGCTTACGTGACGATGGCCTTTCGTATTGCCTATTTCAAGGTCTATTATCCTGAAGCCTTTTACGCTTCTTTTTTCACAGTTAGAGCCGATGAATTTGATGGTGATATTATCTGCAACGGCGTTCATCCTGTGCGCATGAAAATTGAAGAAATAGAGAAAAAAGGACACGATGCTACTCAAAAAGAGAAAAACCTGATGACCATTTTAGAATTGGCATTAGAGATGTACGAAAGAGGCATCGCCATGCAAAAAGTGACTTTGCTACGCTCCCATTCTACAAGATTCCTTATAGAGCGGGAGGGCTTACTGCCACCTTTTGCAGCCTTAGCAGGTCTTGGTGAGGCGGCCGCTCAAAATATTATGACGGCTCGAGAAGAAGTACCTTTTACATCTATTGAAGACATACGCATTCGAGCTAGAGTAAGTAAAACGGTTATAGAAGTATTACAGAATCACGGTGCTTTAGAAGGTCTATCAGAAACGAATCAAATCTGTCTCTTCTAA
- a CDS encoding PAS domain S-box protein has product MREKIKGILRKIYPLPLTKRVYFSILFLVLLYTIGMTGIVHLGFIKKERYERNFTLHEITYAMAERIAHIYQELAQKEEKVAETNYESQLNESMQFFLAELARKYPGVNMAFYYNETGQLINYEEDKKINIQVIDRIFPVDNFRFKVSETNKEIITILEKELQKGLSPTEQSIKYFSWTDDPSIYVIRPVYADDKLIGYCWGSINKNKFHGIVNLRTAEVAFIQMFIAALCILLAWHIFRRLKIEMESFGVAATQTDEALLLQTSFPELRPLLEKMSTHSHEIEIANNQLAKETIERIRAQQELIRFFALSLDFLCIIDFQGQIKRWNLAFEKTIAQDIKELHDRPLHLFIHPEDRQSFEEAIELTKKGVAEANREVRFYCRSGEYKWINWNAVPVVEEGLIYIAGRDVTEQKEMMRKLHLSEELFSKVFHANPNPMTINELETCKFVEVNASFLEVTGFTREEIVGKIPEERNLWTMDPSLFDSSHKQQGTCIMRNEEKEVSVSKGETRNWLISTEVVELNNHLCYITAANDITERKKFEKEIAALDRLNLVAQMAAGIGHEIRNPMTTVRGYLQIISNKDIYKADKKNFDLMIDELDRANMIITEFLSLAKNKAENRKKTNLNNILQYLYPLIEANAILAEKKIILEQQDIPDLLLDEKEIRQLILNITRNGLEAMEPGGTLRIQTYLDEEKVVMAVQDEGKGIEKAVVDKIGTPFFTTKENGTGLGLAVCQSIVKRHNATLTFDTSREGTTFITAFQQEESNGSSSVDKKSLPKNG; this is encoded by the coding sequence ATGCGAGAAAAGATAAAAGGAATACTTAGAAAAATATATCCTCTTCCACTTACCAAAAGAGTGTACTTTTCTATCCTATTTTTGGTGCTTTTATACACTATCGGCATGACAGGTATCGTTCATCTAGGATTCATCAAAAAAGAGCGGTATGAGCGTAACTTCACACTTCATGAGATAACCTATGCCATGGCAGAGCGGATCGCGCATATCTATCAAGAACTTGCTCAAAAAGAAGAAAAAGTTGCTGAGACGAATTATGAAAGCCAGCTGAATGAAAGTATGCAGTTTTTCCTAGCAGAACTGGCCAGAAAATATCCTGGTGTCAACATGGCCTTTTACTACAATGAAACGGGCCAATTAATCAATTATGAAGAAGACAAAAAAATCAACATTCAAGTTATTGATCGGATTTTTCCAGTTGATAATTTCCGATTCAAAGTTTCTGAAACAAACAAAGAAATAATCACGATTCTAGAGAAAGAATTACAAAAAGGATTAAGTCCAACAGAGCAAAGTATCAAATACTTCTCTTGGACTGACGATCCTTCTATTTACGTCATCCGTCCCGTTTATGCAGATGACAAACTAATTGGCTATTGCTGGGGAAGTATCAACAAAAATAAATTTCACGGCATCGTTAACTTGAGAACAGCAGAAGTCGCTTTTATTCAGATGTTTATCGCAGCACTATGCATTCTACTAGCTTGGCATATTTTCCGTCGCCTAAAAATAGAGATGGAAAGTTTTGGCGTAGCAGCCACACAAACCGATGAAGCCTTACTCCTACAAACCAGCTTTCCAGAGCTACGTCCATTGCTAGAAAAAATGAGTACGCACAGCCATGAAATCGAAATAGCCAATAATCAACTTGCCAAAGAAACCATAGAACGCATTCGAGCGCAACAAGAACTGATTCGATTTTTTGCTTTATCCTTAGATTTTCTTTGTATTATTGACTTTCAAGGACAGATAAAACGATGGAACCTAGCTTTTGAAAAAACGATTGCCCAAGATATTAAGGAGCTTCACGATAGACCCCTGCACCTTTTTATTCATCCTGAAGATCGACAGAGTTTTGAAGAAGCTATTGAATTAACGAAGAAAGGCGTTGCAGAAGCGAATCGAGAAGTACGCTTTTACTGTAGGTCAGGAGAGTATAAATGGATTAACTGGAACGCAGTACCTGTTGTGGAAGAAGGGTTGATCTACATAGCAGGACGAGATGTAACAGAGCAAAAAGAGATGATGCGAAAGTTACACCTTTCAGAGGAACTTTTTTCAAAAGTTTTTCACGCCAATCCAAATCCTATGACCATTAATGAGCTAGAAACATGCAAATTTGTAGAAGTAAATGCTAGCTTTTTAGAGGTGACAGGGTTTACGAGAGAAGAAATAGTTGGAAAAATACCGGAAGAACGAAATCTGTGGACGATGGATCCATCGCTCTTTGATTCTAGCCATAAACAGCAAGGTACTTGTATCATGCGAAATGAAGAAAAAGAAGTGTCTGTTAGCAAAGGAGAGACAAGGAACTGGCTTATATCTACAGAAGTTGTAGAGCTGAACAACCATTTATGTTATATAACAGCAGCCAATGATATTACAGAACGAAAAAAGTTCGAAAAAGAAATTGCTGCACTCGATCGATTGAATTTAGTCGCACAAATGGCAGCAGGCATTGGCCATGAGATACGCAATCCTATGACAACAGTTCGTGGTTATCTGCAAATCATAAGCAACAAAGATATTTATAAAGCCGATAAGAAAAATTTTGATCTGATGATAGACGAATTAGATCGAGCGAATATGATCATAACGGAGTTCTTATCTTTGGCAAAGAATAAAGCAGAGAATCGCAAGAAAACGAATCTGAACAACATCCTACAGTACTTATATCCTTTAATTGAAGCAAACGCTATATTGGCGGAGAAAAAAATCATTCTAGAACAGCAAGATATTCCAGACCTTCTTCTCGATGAAAAAGAGATACGACAGCTTATACTTAACATAACACGCAACGGCTTAGAAGCGATGGAGCCTGGAGGAACTTTGCGTATTCAGACCTATTTAGACGAAGAAAAAGTAGTCATGGCTGTACAAGATGAAGGCAAAGGAATTGAAAAAGCCGTAGTTGATAAAATTGGCACACCTTTCTTCACAACGAAAGAAAATGGTACAGGTCTAGGACTGGCTGTTTGCCAAAGTATTGTCAAGAGACACAATGCCACCTTGACATTTGATACCAGTCGAGAAGGAACCACTTTTATTACGGCCTTTCAACAGGAAGAAAGCAACGGGAGCAGCTCCGTCGATAAAAAGTCATTACCGAAGAATGGATGA
- the rimP gene encoding ribosome maturation factor RimP produces MKERIEDKIAQWVEPFAQELGLELVDVEWVKEGGQWYLRVYIDKEKGIELEDCQNLSRKIDELLDREDPIVHTYSLEVSSPGIERPLKKVSDFERFQGEMIRITTFAPVEGSKEHIGQLIQRSEEGITIKGDTQEVVIPLDKVSSVRLYVHF; encoded by the coding sequence ATGAAAGAGCGCATAGAAGATAAGATCGCACAATGGGTCGAACCATTTGCGCAAGAATTAGGCCTAGAGCTTGTTGATGTAGAATGGGTCAAAGAAGGCGGACAATGGTACTTGAGGGTTTATATAGATAAGGAAAAAGGGATTGAGCTAGAAGACTGTCAGAACCTGAGTCGTAAGATTGATGAACTTTTAGACAGGGAAGATCCTATCGTACACACCTACTCACTAGAAGTATCATCACCAGGTATTGAACGGCCTTTGAAGAAAGTCAGTGATTTTGAGCGTTTCCAAGGAGAGATGATTCGAATCACCACCTTTGCCCCTGTTGAAGGTAGCAAGGAGCATATTGGTCAACTGATACAGCGTAGTGAAGAAGGCATAACTATAAAGGGAGATACACAAGAAGTCGTTATACCTCTTGACAAAGTTTCATCAGTTCGGCTATACGTTCACTTTTAA
- the nusA gene encoding transcription termination factor NusA: protein MNVEFLEALQDLEREKNISKEILIEAIEAALISAYKKNFGSLQNVRVHIDRASGEFKVYSRKNVVDNVVDSRLEISLEEAKTIDPRYQIDDIIEFEVTPRNFGRIAAQTAKQVVVQRIREAERGMIYEEFSNREGDIVSGIVQRMENKNIFVDLGRVEALLAPSEQMTGESYRHGDRIKAYIVEVKKTTKGPQVMISRTHPGLLKRLFELEVPEIHDGTVELKAASREAGARSKIAVYSRDENVDPVGACVGPKGMRVQAIVTELRGEKIDIVKWNEDPARFVANALSPAKVISVDIIEDEKVARVIVPDYQLSLAIGKEGQNARLAAKLTGWKIDIKSESQAKSLQILPSTYDEQGNYENYELDYEYPEDTVEEVENYDASYDEDYDYDADYEEVNSEYDENYDESYEKTNENDADYEAEDDQKS, encoded by the coding sequence ATGAACGTCGAATTTCTAGAGGCGCTTCAAGACCTCGAACGAGAAAAGAATATATCTAAAGAGATTCTAATCGAAGCTATCGAAGCAGCACTTATTTCAGCTTATAAGAAAAATTTTGGTTCTCTACAAAACGTTCGGGTTCATATCGATAGGGCCTCTGGAGAGTTTAAAGTCTATTCTCGCAAAAACGTTGTCGACAATGTAGTAGATTCACGTTTAGAAATCTCTCTAGAGGAAGCCAAAACCATTGACCCACGCTATCAAATCGATGATATCATAGAGTTTGAAGTTACACCAAGGAACTTTGGTAGAATTGCAGCACAAACAGCCAAGCAAGTGGTTGTACAACGCATTCGAGAAGCAGAGCGTGGCATGATCTATGAAGAATTTTCGAATCGAGAAGGCGACATCGTATCAGGCATTGTTCAGCGTATGGAAAACAAAAATATTTTTGTAGATCTCGGCAGAGTAGAAGCTTTGTTAGCACCTTCTGAACAAATGACCGGGGAAAGTTATCGTCATGGAGATCGAATTAAAGCATATATAGTCGAAGTGAAAAAAACAACCAAGGGGCCGCAAGTCATGATTTCTAGAACGCACCCTGGTCTGTTGAAAAGACTATTTGAACTTGAAGTACCAGAAATTCATGACGGAACCGTTGAATTAAAAGCAGCTTCCCGCGAAGCAGGTGCCCGCTCCAAAATCGCTGTTTATTCCAGAGATGAAAACGTTGATCCTGTTGGAGCCTGTGTAGGTCCTAAAGGGATGAGAGTGCAAGCCATTGTAACAGAACTGCGTGGAGAAAAGATAGATATTGTAAAGTGGAATGAAGATCCAGCCAGGTTTGTAGCCAATGCGCTAAGCCCAGCGAAAGTCATCTCTGTTGATATTATAGAAGATGAAAAAGTAGCTCGTGTTATCGTTCCTGATTATCAACTTTCATTGGCCATTGGCAAGGAAGGTCAAAATGCAAGACTTGCCGCGAAGCTTACGGGCTGGAAAATAGACATCAAAAGCGAAAGTCAAGCCAAGTCACTACAAATTTTACCTTCAACATATGATGAGCAAGGAAATTATGAAAACTACGAGCTAGACTATGAATATCCAGAGGATACCGTAGAAGAAGTTGAAAATTATGATGCAAGTTATGATGAAGACTACGATTACGACGCTGATTATGAAGAAGTAAATAGTGAATACGACGAAAATTACGACGAAAGCTATGAAAAAACAAATGAGAACGATGCGGATTACGAAGCAGAGGATGATCAAAAAAGCTAA
- the rnpM gene encoding RNase P modulator RnpM, whose amino-acid sequence MVRTKKIPQRICVGCNERKEKKALIRVVRTPESEIVFDPTGKKSGRGAYLCISQECLSKAIKAKRLEKALKQAISPDVIETLKVQLGDV is encoded by the coding sequence ATGGTCCGTACGAAAAAAATTCCTCAACGAATTTGTGTTGGTTGCAATGAAAGAAAAGAGAAAAAAGCATTAATACGAGTCGTTCGAACACCAGAAAGCGAAATTGTCTTTGATCCAACAGGTAAAAAGTCAGGTAGAGGCGCCTACCTATGTATCTCACAAGAATGTCTAAGCAAAGCAATCAAAGCAAAGCGACTGGAAAAAGCATTAAAGCAAGCGATCTCACCCGATGTTATAGAGACCCTCAAGGTCCAATTAGGAGATGTCTGA
- a CDS encoding L7Ae/L30e/S12e/Gadd45 family ribosomal protein, which produces MDLEKLYALLGFARRAKQIASGETAVEANLKKGKVALLIMANDGSPHAIEKYNLWCQDLGIKTIQVGTKASLGIALGQSPRTIVAVLDEGFARAIEQAQQK; this is translated from the coding sequence ATGGACTTAGAAAAATTGTATGCCCTGCTTGGTTTTGCTCGAAGAGCTAAGCAAATCGCCTCAGGCGAAACAGCTGTAGAAGCAAACCTTAAAAAAGGAAAAGTAGCTTTACTCATAATGGCTAACGATGGCTCACCTCATGCGATAGAAAAATATAATCTCTGGTGTCAAGATCTAGGGATTAAAACGATTCAAGTCGGTACAAAAGCATCCTTAGGAATCGCACTAGGACAGTCTCCCAGAACAATTGTAGCTGTTCTTGACGAGGGATTTGCCCGGGCTATTGAGCAAGCGCAACAGAAATAA